The Gemmatimonadaceae bacterium genome includes the window TTCGGCGGGTGTGGCTGTCGGCGCTGCTGCGCTCGCCGCAGCTGCGGCTGGCTTCGACTTCTCTGTCGCGGGAGATTCCGGAGCGGGGCTCGCTCCTTCAGGAGTCTTGACTTCCGCTTTCTTGGCAGCGTCGGATGCTTCGGTTTTGGTTTTCTCGGCGGAGATGGCCTCCCGCTCCGCTTTCTTTCCGTCCTTCCCGTAGTCGGTGATGTAGAAGCCCGATCCCTTGAATACCAACCCGGCCGTCGACATGAGACGGTTCGCCACCTCGCCGCAAGCCGGGCAGCGCTCCTCCGTCGGTGCGGCGTTTATCGAGCGATAGAACTTCTCAAAATCGTGCCCTTCCGGGCAGCGGTATTCGTAGAGCGGCATGCTCGAATTGCGAGGGGGCTACGAGTGTGGGGGAATTAGCAAAGTTACGCGAGAAAGACCCTCCACTCAAGCCACTCTATTGTTGCAATGGGCCGCAAAAATACGCTGGCTTTATCGGAAAACCATTCTCTCTCCGACGGGCGTCAGGTTCTCTCGCGAAAGCTCGATGAGCGACGCGATTCTTTCTCCGGCGTCCGCTCGCGGATTCGCCGATCGGAAAAAGTGAACGTACGGGTCATCCTGCCGGCTGGCTTCGCCTTGACTGAACAGCTCACGCGGCATGGTGGGATTCTCGAGGCGCACGATTCCAGTCGCCGAATCAAACGCCAGTCCTTTGACTCTGCACAGCTCGGCGATCAAACGGGTATCGGCCGGTGACAGCGGCCTGCCAGGCGTCGGGACGAACTCGCGAAATATCATCGAGGTGAGTCGATAACCTTTGACCGTAGAATTGATCGTAAACCACACAAACCGTTCCCTCGGCACCTGACCTCTGGTCATCTCGTAAAACATTTTTCGAATGACGAGGCGCGTTCCCGCGAAAGTCGTTGCGCTGCCGTGCGTGTCGGGACGTGCGACGGTATCGCCGGAATAGAAGGCGACGATCGGCTCATCGTCGACAGTCACGCGGATCGTTCGCAAGGTGCTGAACCCGCGCATGCCCTCTCCGCTGAGGTCGTTCGCGAGGACCACCCATTCCTTCTCGTCGAGATCGCGATTGAATTGCGCAGCCGACACGTTATTGTAGCAGGTCTGGAGAAGCGCAAGCATCTCGCTCCGCTCACGCGACGTCAGACTCGCGACAGTGACCACGGCCATCCCATTCCTTTCGTCGGTCAGGCTGTAGTCGTCATCGATGATGCCAGCCGGTCGAGAGGACTCAGACATCGGCAGAGCCCGAGGAGAAAGCGCGATTTTCGGCGATTGATTGCAATGTTTCCTGATCATCGGCGTGAATGCCGGGCACGAACGAGCGGTACACGCGGAATTTGCCCCGCTCTCCGAGCGCCAGGTCAGGAACAATCTCGAGCTCGACCGTAACGCTGTCGCCTACGACTGCCGCAACGTTTCTCTTCACCGAAGCGATCTCATCTTCTGATGGGGATCTGGCGGGAACGGCCCGCATCACGATGCGGCGCACATCTTCCTGGATCAGCTGATACTGCGCCACCCACGCAACACCGTGATCCCTGAGGGCGTGAGCGAGCACATAGGGATGAAGCAGTGATCCATCCGGCATGGTGAAATAATCCACCACACGTCCCTGAATTCCCCGCAGAGTCGAGAACGGCTGTCCGCAATCGCACACATCGCTGCCTCGGGTTACCACGTCGGCAAGTCGGAATCGAATGAAAGGCATCGCGTAAGAATGGAGTGCTGTACCAACCAGCTCGCCCGTCTCACCTGGCTGAACGGGTTCGTCACCACTCAGGACTTCGGTGATCACTCCATCGTCGCAGCGATGATACTCACCGGTATCGGCACACTCCCATGCGATTCTGCTGAACTCATGGCTGCCGTACGTGTCGTACACCGGCGCCCGGAAAGCCATGGAGATTCGTCGGGCGGCGTTCGTCGTGAGGACCTCGCCGCCGGAGAGGACGAATTGCGGAGCATGCACGGCTCGTCCGGATTTCGTGATCACATGCGCCAGTCGTAAGAGAACACCGGCGTAACCGCCGATGACATCCGGCGCGAGATCGTCGAATTGCTGCAGAAGTGACTCTGGCGGCTCGAGACAAAAAAGCGAACGAGCCCGATAGCGGCCGAAAGCGTTCAATACGACCTCCGCAAGCCGGTTTTCGTTGCGGTGCGGCCGGTGATGAAACGTCGCGACAACGACCAGCGAGCGGCTCGTCGCGCCGTAAAGGCGGAGCGTTCGCCGGCGAAGCTCGCCGAGGACGCGCTCCTCGATCCATGCGCGCCGAACAGTGAACGGCTCGCCGGTTGATCCGCCTGTGGTGTGCTCTATGAGGGTTGTCGGGTTAACGCCTTTCGCCAGCAATTGATCGAGAGGCACGCCGCGCAAGTCGGACTTCGATGTTATGGGGATTCTTTCGAGATCGGAAACCGTTCTGATGTGCCGGGGCATCACGCCCGTTTGATCGAAAAGCCGGCGGTAGTATGGAACGTTTGTATAAGCATGGGCGACGATTCTTCGCAGGCGCCGGTTCTGAAATGCGATGATCTCCGCGCGACTGCCGCGCAAATGACGCCGGAAAGCGAGCATGCTGGAAAAAGCGCTGGGCCAGGCGGCTGCAGGTGTATGCCCCAGGCCTTCGCGCCACGTATCGGGCGAGCGCAACCCGTCAGTCACTTCCCGTGTGGACGAGTGAGCGAAAGACGCGTGTCTTGCCACTCGCATCGGCTTCCAGCTCGCTGACCACATCACAAGTGAATTCGACGTCTCGTCCCAGAACGCCTTTCGCGCGCCTATCGAGATCGTCGATCTCAGCGGCGGACGGCATTCGGCGCGGGACGGCCGACATCACTACCCGTCCCGGGGATTCCTGTACGAAACGGTACTGGGCGATCCATCCGGCGATGTGCGGCCACACCGCGTCCAGAATCGTCCATGGGTGCATTTCGCTGCCGTCGGGAAGCCGAAAGCTGTCTATCGTCCTGCCCATGATCTGCCGCAATGTCCCGAAGGGACTCCCACATGTGCACTGCGTCCTCCCTTGAATCGCAAGATCTCCGAGCTCGAACCGAATGAACGGCATCGCGTACGAATGCAGGTTGGTTGCGATGACGGTTCCGGTCTCACCTTCGGCCGCGCGCCGGCCGCCGTCGAGAACTTCGACGAGCACGCTGTCAGCGCAAAGATGGTACTCTCCGGTCTCGACGCATTCCGTCGCAATCCTGCCGAACTCGCAGCTGCCATACGTGTCGTACACGCGCGCGCCAAGCGCGCGAGCGATGAGCTGGCGCATCGCCGGCGTCAGAACCTCGGCGCCGGTGAGCGCGAGGCGGGGCCGGATGTCGCGAATGCCAAGGGAGTCAACGCGTTCGGCTATGCGCGCCAATATCCCGGGATACCCGCTCATGACTGTAGGTGGCTGGGCACGCAGGCTTTCCACGATGTCGTCCAGAGGACTGAACGCGTTGAAATGGCGAACGTTGTCGGTTCCAGCTTCGAGGATCAGTGCCTTTTTCACTGCTTCCATAAGGGGGTTTGGACGGCTCGGCGGCGCAAAGCGGTTTCGCGAATGTGCCTTTATCAAGGCGATTCGATCGCCGCGACGCACCCCGAGCGCGCGCAGCTCGCGACGCAGAAACACGGCAGAAAGAAGCAGCTCCTCCCGGGGCGTTCGCCGAATGACGAAGGGCTCGCCGGTTATGCCGCTCGTGGTGCGCTCGAAGAGTTGCGTTGAGTCGACCCCTCTGGCGAGCAGCTGCTCCAATGGTAATGCGCGGATATCGCGCTTGCGCGTTATTGGAACTCGATGGAGGTCTACAGCCGTCCGAATGTCGGAAGGCCGCAGGCCGTGCCGATTGAAGAGCTCTGTGTAGTAGGGCACGGACCTGTACGCGTGCTCGATGACCTGTCGCAGCTTTCGGTTCTGATAATTCTCGATTCGCTCGCGGGTGGCCGAACGGTGGCCGCGAACGGCCAGCGCCGTGAGCACGAGCCGCGACCGCTCGTTCATTGAAGCACTTTGGCCTTTCGCGGGTCGATCACCACGTGAACCCCGTGACGCGGCCGCAAGGTCATGCTCGGCGAAGCTTCGACGTTCGCGTCGTCCGAAAGAACGAATCGGAGGCGAGCGGCGATCGTGGCAAGACTCAGGATCATTTCCGTCATTGCGAAGGACGCGCCGATGCAGACGCGCGGTCCTCCACCAAACGGGAAATAGGCGAACCGCGGGATCGAGTCGAGCGCGCCCCCTCGCCATCGGCCCGGATCGAAGGCTTCCGCGTCGGCAAAGTACGTTGGACTGCGATGCATCAGGTATGGGGACATGAGAACACTTGCGCCGGCTGGGACTTCCCAGCCGCCGATCTCCACCCGCTCGACGGCGTCTCTGCTAAGCAGCCACGCGGGCGGATAGAGCCGCATCGCTTCCTTCACCACCATCTCCGCGTAACAAAGCCGGGGAAGATCGGCGAACGTCGCGCTGCGTCCGGCGAGAACAGAGTCCACTTCGCTCGCGAGAGAATTCGCGGCGGCTGCGTTTTTCGACAGGAGATACCAGCACCATGTCAAAGCAAGCGCCGGAGTATCGATTCCTCCCAGAAACAGAGTCACCGCTTCGTCGCGCAGCTGTGTATCGCTCATGGCCGATCCGTCCTCGTAACGCGCGTCCATGAGCACCGACAGCAGGTCGGTCCGCTCAGCGGACTCGGCTCTGCGGCGCGCTATGATCTCGAGAACCGTATCCTCGATAGCCGCGGCGGCTGAGCGGTACGACCGGTTCACCGGCAAGGGGACCCAATCCGGCGCAAATCGCGAAAGGCCCCGCCTGCTCGCATAGCGATTCATCGTTGCTTCGAGGGCGCGCCCGAGCGTGCCCGTCCGGTGTGCTACGTCGCCGCCAAAAAGTGCGGTCGAGACGATACTCACGGTGAGGGCCTTGAGACGAGAATGAATCTCTTCCGTATCTCCGGGCTGCATCGACTCGACGAGCGCGGATGTCTGATCCACAATCACATTCGCATATGCGGCGATGCGCTCCCGATGAAACGCCGGCTGCGCCATACGCCGCTGGCGAAGCCACGAGTCCCCCTCGTTCGTCAGTAGTCCATTCCCGAAAACGCGACGCTGTGCGCGGAGCGGACGTGATTTCACGAAGCGCGCGCGGTAAGTCACCATCACCTGCTCGATGAGGGACGGATCATTGACGAGAAACGCACGCGTGCGTCCGAAGCGAAGGCTGGCGATTGGGCCATAGTCTCGGGCCACGCCAGCGAGGAATTCCAGCGGAGCATCAGCAAAGTTGCGCAGATTGCCGGTCAGGATCCGACCGCGCGGACCCTCGGGGCGTAGGGCGCCACTCAAGCCGCGGCCCCGGGCGACTGAGTCGAGCTGCTCTCATCGGTTGCAGATGCGAGAGATCCGAGCTGAAGAAGCGTTTTCCCGGGAACGGCCCGCTGCCAATAGATGCCCCGGAATGGGACGCGCAGGTATGAGTACTTGCCAATCGTTTCCAGACCCGACCGCGTAAGAATAACCCAGGCCGCGTAGTTCTCCGGCGCGACGAGCGCGATGCTTCGCTTGAACCCTTCCCTCTGGTTGGTGCGCGCGGTGAATGAATTTCGTGCCATGTAGAGGCCGTATCCTCTGTATTCTGGAAGCGTGTACGCGTCGTAGCTGTAGACGTCACCCTGGTCGAGGCAGAGAACGCGTCCGAGGTACGGAACGACTACTGACTGCGTGGCGGTCCAGCCGGCATCGATGATTTTCTCGCCGTGCCACGAAGCGAAACAGCGATGGCCCTGCTCGAGTCGTCGCTCGATCCGGGCTCTTCCGACGTTCGGCCGAAAACTCAGATACGCGTCGATCTCGTCTGCCTGCAGCAATCGAAACTCCACTTCCAGCTGCGCATTGTAGACCGGGATGCGGCGGCCCTGTAGCGGGTAGACAAGGCAGAGCATCCGGCGGTAGAGGGTCGTCATCAGCTTGGCGCCCACGAGACTCACGTAGCCGGCAGCGTCGAGATGCCTCCCTTCGGCGAATCGCCACCTTCCACTCGGACGCGGAATCTGCTGGGAGTCTCTCACCGCGAAATCGCCCTATCTCTGGCCTTCACCGCACGTATCGCTACAAAATGAGCGAGGCGTGATGCGACAGGGTTACCCTGAAACTTCTCCATCCACATTAGTGCCTTTCTGAACGATGCAGTTGTCTGCCTGCCTGCACGGCGCGACAGCGTTTCGAGCAGCGGAATCGCAAGCACTCTTGGAGCGAGCATTATGCCGATGCAATCGACGATCGCAAATCCGGCACT containing:
- a CDS encoding FmdB family zinc ribbon protein — encoded protein: MPLYEYRCPEGHDFEKFYRSINAAPTEERCPACGEVANRLMSTAGLVFKGSGFYITDYGKDGKKAEREAISAEKTKTEASDAAKKAEVKTPEGASPAPESPATEKSKPAAAAASAAAPTATPAEKQKAAPKGKTGE
- a CDS encoding cytochrome P450 encodes the protein MSGALRPEGPRGRILTGNLRNFADAPLEFLAGVARDYGPIASLRFGRTRAFLVNDPSLIEQVMVTYRARFVKSRPLRAQRRVFGNGLLTNEGDSWLRQRRMAQPAFHRERIAAYANVIVDQTSALVESMQPGDTEEIHSRLKALTVSIVSTALFGGDVAHRTGTLGRALEATMNRYASRRGLSRFAPDWVPLPVNRSYRSAAAAIEDTVLEIIARRRAESAERTDLLSVLMDARYEDGSAMSDTQLRDEAVTLFLGGIDTPALALTWCWYLLSKNAAAANSLASEVDSVLAGRSATFADLPRLCYAEMVVKEAMRLYPPAWLLSRDAVERVEIGGWEVPAGASVLMSPYLMHRSPTYFADAEAFDPGRWRGGALDSIPRFAYFPFGGGPRVCIGASFAMTEMILSLATIAARLRFVLSDDANVEASPSMTLRPRHGVHVVIDPRKAKVLQ